In Paramisgurnus dabryanus chromosome 14, PD_genome_1.1, whole genome shotgun sequence, one genomic interval encodes:
- the fam43a gene encoding protein FAM43A: MLPWKKNKFELIEEDKQQSKQKGYAVSLNYSALTSFAKSCPESALNRVGSMFKSKRKKVKITSEDPTYTVLYLGNATTIQSKGDGCTDVAVSKIWAKSEMGKNGTKMKLTVSSQGIRMVHVDEKTKRPGHLYLLHRITYCVADPRLPKIFAWVYRHEMKHKAVMLRCHAVLVSKPEKAKAMALLLYQTSATALAEFKRLKRRDDARHQQQQLIGEQTIPLVPLRKLLNGQCYYKPPVERSRSAPKLGSITEDLMGEEEEEKAMHFECEDILDSDSDCMANGKQELCQIINDLGSMSIGNDVQTLRADMRVTRLLSGESTGSDSSIESNPESATIPDGCGDGKMQEVG, encoded by the coding sequence ATGTTGCCTTGGAAGAAGAACAAGTTCGAGCTGATCGAGGAAGACAAGCAGCAGTCCAAGCAGAAGGGCTATGCGGTGAGCCTCAACTACTCCGCGCTCACCTCCTTCGCCAAATCCTGCCCGGAGAGCGCGCTAAATCGAGTCGGGAGCATGTTCAAATCCAAGAGGAAAAAGGTCAAGATCACCAGCGAGGACCCCACGTACACGGTGCTGTACTTGGGCAACGCCACGACCATCCAGTCCAAGGGAGACGGATGCACGGACGTGGCCGTCAGCAAGATCTGGGCCAAGAGCGAGATGGGCAAGAACGGAACCAAGATGAAGCTGACCGTCAGCTCGCAAGGCATCCGTATGGTGCACGTGGACGAGAAAACCAAGAGACCTGGACATTTGTATTTATTGCACAGGATCACATACTGCGTCGCGGATCCGCGCCTCCCCAAAATCTTCGCCTGGGTGTACCGGCATGAGATGAAGCACAAGGCGGTGATGCTGCGCTGCCACGCTGTGCTAGTGTCCAAGCCGGAGAAAGCGAAGGCGATGGCGCTTCTCCTCTACCAGACCTCGGCGACAGCTCTGGCCGAGTTTAAAAGACTCAAAAGAAGGGACGACGCCAGACACCAGCAGCAACAGTTGATAGGGGAACAAACCATCCCTCTTGTCCCCCTGAGGAAGCTGCTTAACGGACAATGTTACTACAAACCTCCCGTGGAGCGCAGCCGGAGCGCACCCAAACTGGGCTCCATCACGGAGGACTTGATGGGCGAAGAGGAAGAGGAGAAAGCCATGCACTTCGAGTGCGAGGATATTTTGGACTCAGACAGTGACTGTATGGCCAACGGCAAGCAGGAACTGTGCCAGATTATCAATGATTTAGGATCCATGAGTATAGGGAACGATGTGCAGACGCTGCGGGCAGACATGCGTGTTACGCGCTTGCTGTCTGGAGAGAGCACGGGCAGCGATTCCTCCATAGAGAGTAACCCGGAGTCTGCGACTATTCCCGATGGCTGTGGGGATGGAAAGATGCAGGAAGTGGGCTGA